Sequence from the Mesorhizobium sp. PAMC28654 genome:
CCCTGGATGCGTTCGACGGACCCTCCCTGCGACGCGTGCTATCGATGCTGGAGAAGCGCTTGAGCGGCGCCGCGATCCTCAACATCGGCCGTGGCCAGCACAACGACCAGTTCTTCCCGCGCGCGTTGACGATCGTGAAAGATGCCGGAGTGCCTGCCCTGAAGCCCGCCCGTGTCAGGGCAGGCGCCATCGAACCGCCACCTCGCACTGCTGCTGTCCGTCGGAAGAAATAGCGGCTGAAGAGCCTCAGGCCGGACGAGCACCAAACCTGGCGCGTAGTTCTTCGGAAAGATTGCGCCGCCAGCGCCGGCCACAGACATATCCATGCAGCAATTCCGGCAGCGAATAGCCGAGATCTTTTGATGACCGGTTGGCCATATAGCCTGAAAAAGCCTGGGGAAGCCTACCCTTGATGATATCGGCGATGATCTGGCGTGCGATCATGTAGGGCGGAATGTCCGGGTAGGCGCGGGCAATGTGCGGGTGTTTGCACATCAAGTTCGCGTAGGCTTCGACGTAGCCGTCGCGACGGCCTGAAATCGAATTCTCCGAATTGTACTTCGTCCAGTCGACATCGTCGGACAGGTGCGCGCCATGGCGGCGGGCAAAACGCAACAGCAATTCCCGATCCTGCATCCGGGTGACATCGCTGTCGTAGCCACCGATGGCCAGCAAAGCGTCGCGCCGCGCCGTTATCGCCGAGCCGGCAATGAAGATCGTCTGCGCGACCAGCGCTCTTTCCAGCATCTTGGGAGGAAGGAATGCATCGTGGTTGATGCAGTTGGAGACGCGGCCGCCTTTCAGGGACACGAACGAACTGATGAGGACTTCGAGCGCCGGATTTTGGTCGAACCGAGCCAAGGTTCGCTCGATTCGGTTCGGCAGATAGACGTCATCTGAATCAAGAAAGGTCACGATGGGCGTTTGCGCCCTCTCGATGCCCGCATTCCTGGCGGCGTTGGCGCCACGCCATTTCGCACCGACATAGATCAGGCGCGGATCGCTGATGCGGGCCAGCGCTGCTTCCGTCCCGTCGGTCGAGCCATCGTCGACAACAATGTGTTCGAATCGGGAAACGCTTTGGGAAAGTACGCTTTCCACCGCACGCAGAACCTTGTCGCGCCGGTTGTGGGTTGGCGTAATGATGGTGATGAGAGGCGCGGTGTCGGCTTTTCTGGACATGCCGCGGCTATGCCCCGTGCCGCGCCAGAATCGAAGAAATCCGCCGTCTGCCCATCATGCCCTGCCCCCAGGATCACGTATCGCCGATACCGTTATCAGGCTACGGAATGAATGCACCCGTGTCACCCAAAGCATACCGGATATATACTTGTGGAATGTCGATTTCCCGGGCTTTGCGCCGTAATGGCCACACAAGGGCCGGCCGAAGCAGCACGGCCTCCTTTTCCGATAGCCGGCTTCCACCGTCGCTGCCAACATCGTCATATTGATTACCTGTCAAGTAATCGACCGACGCAAGGCGGTTCGGCAGATTGCTCCCATGAGGCCGGTTGTACGGCTTCGATACATCAGGGAGCCAATCATGACAGCTTACGCCGTTGCCCATATGCGCCAGGTCACGCCGGGTCCGCAGATCGTCCAATACCTGCAAAAGATCGATGCCACGCTCGAACCTTTCGGCGGTCGCTTCATCGTCCATGGCGGCGATGTCGAAGTGATCGAGAACAGCTGGCCGGGATTTCTGATCGTCATCGAATTTCCCGACAGGGATCACGTGCGCGGATGGTACCATTCGCCCGCCTACCAGGAGATCCTGGCGCTGCGCACCGGCAACTCCCAGTCCGACGTTGTCTTCGCCGACGGCGTCCTCCATCCGCACAAGGCGACCGATGTCCTTGAGTAGACGCGGGGCCGACGGCAGGCCGTTTATCGCCTCAGCAAAAACACCGCCTGCTGGCCGAAGAAATTCCAGAACCACCACGGCATGGACAGGCCGATCTTCTGGCCGTTGGCGTCGAGCGCGGTCGCCTTTTCCACGGTGGCGCCGAGTTCGTCGCACAGGTTGACGAAGTCGCGGATGGTGCAGAAGTGGATGTTGGGCGTGTCGTACCAGGAATAGGGCAGGTCCTTGGTCACCGGCATGCGGCCCTGGACGAACAGTGACAGGCGTACCCGCCAATGGCCGAAATTGGGGAAGGAGACGATGGCGCGCTCGCCGATCCTGAGCAATTCGTCGAGAACCAGTTTCGGATTGCGGGTTGCCTGCAAGGTCTGCGACAGCACGACGAAATCAAAGCCCTTGTCGGGATAGAATTCGAGGTCCTTGTCGGCGTCACCCTGGATGACCGACAGGCCGCGCGCCACGCATTCGTTGACGCCGCGCTGCGACAGTTCCAGGCCGCGACCATCGACCTGCTTGGTGTCCTGCAGCAATTCCAGCAGCGACCCGTCACCAGAGCCAACGTCGAGCACCCGCGACTGCGGCGGAATGAGGTTGGCGACGACCTCGAGGTCGACGCGCTGCGTGTCGTTGACGCTCATGGCTTACACTCTCTCCTGGCGCATGACCCCGGAAAGTCTGAGACTTTCCGGGGTCATGCGCCCAACCCTCTTGCCCGGGCGGCCGAGCCAATGAAGCCGTTGATGGCGGCGAACAGTTCCGGCTCGTCGAGCAGGAAGGCGTCATGGCCACGGTCGGTTTCGATCTCGACGAAGGAGACAGACGCGCCGGCGGCATTCAGCGCGTGAACGATCGAGCGGCTCTCCTCGGTCGGAAACAGCCAATCGCTGGTGAACGAGACCAGGCAGAAACGGGTCTTGGTGCCCGCGAAGGCATCGGCCAACCGCCCGCCATGGTCGGCGGCGAGGTCGAAATAGTCCATGGCCCGCGTCATGTAGAGGTAGGAATTGGCGTCGAAGCGGTCGACGAAGGTCATGCCCTGGTGGCGCAGATAGCTTTCGATCTGGAAGTCGGCGTCGAAGCCAAAGGTGAGCGCGTCGCGGTCCTGCAGGTTGCGGCCGAACTTCCGGTGCAGGGCGGCTTCCGACAGGTAGGTGATATGGGCGGCCATGCGCGCCACGGCCAGACCCTTTTCCGGCCGCTTGCCATAGTCGAAATATTTGCCGCCATGCCATTCCGGATCGGCCATCACGGCCTGCCTGCCAACCTCGTGGAAGGCGATGTTCTGCGAGGAATGGCGCGCCCCCGTAGCGATCGGCAAGGCCGAGAAAACCCGCTCCGGATAGCTCGATGCCCATTCCAGCACCTGCATGCCGCCCATCGAGCCGCCGAGCACGCAAAACAGCTTTTCGATGCCGAAGTGGTCGACCAGCATCAGCTGCGCCCGAACCATGTCGCGGATGGTGATGATCGGCAGGTCGAGCCCGTAGGGCTTGCCGCTGGCGGGGTTGGTCGAGGCCGGGCCGGTGGAGCCGAGGCAGCCGCCGATGACGTTGGAGCAGATGATGAAGAAGCGATTGGTATCGATGATCTTGCCGGGGCCGATCAGCACCTCCCACCAGCCGGGCTTGCCGGTCACCGGATTGGTGCTGGCGACATGCTGGTCGCCGGTCAGCGCATGGCAAACGAGGATGGCGTTGGAGCGGGCGTCGTTGAGCGTGCCGTAGGTCTGGTAGGCAATCTGGAACGGCGACAGCATGCTGCCGGCGTCGAGCTTGAGCGGCTTGTCGGGGCCGAAGCGCAGCACCGGGCTCGACGGCTGGTCGGCCTCGTTGTTGGTTTTTCCAGCGCGCAGAGCGGCCATCGCATCCATCTCACACTTTGAATCCACACCAGCTTTTTCTAGGGCGATGCGGTGTCCGGCCGGCGCGGACAACAAAAAACCGGCATTGCAGTCGCAAAGCCGGTTACAGGATGCAAACGGCCCTTTAGCAAGTTGTTTAACGTGGCTGCAAGCCGACCGGCCAAATCACCACGGAATCTCACTGCTCTTCTAGAACTCAGCCGTGTCCGCGTCAACGGCCAGCCTTTTTGCCGGGCCGGTTGCTCTCGACATTGCCGGCCATGCCGAGTATTTCCGCTGCGGCTTCTCGATGGATCTCGTAAAATGACCAAGACACCGGATCAGGCACGTCCAACGCCCCGTGCGGGTATCATGGACATCGAGGCTTATGTGCCCGGCAAGAGTGCCGCGCCCGCCGGCGTCGCCAAGGTCTTCAAGCTGTCGTCGAACGAGAACCCGCTCGGCCCCTCGCCGAAAGCGATCGAGGCCGCGCGCGAGATTGCCGGGAAGCTCGACATCTATCCCGACGGTACGGCCAAGCGGCTGCGCGAGGCGATCGCCGAAGTGCATGGCCTCAATGCGCAAAACATCATCTGTTCGAACGGCTCCGACGAGATCCTTGGCCTGCTGGCGCAGACCTATCTCGCACCGGGCGACGAAGCGATTTTCACCGAACACGCCTTCATGGTCTACAAGATCTACATCCAGTCGGCGGGTGCCGTTCCGGTGGCGGTCAAGGAAACCAATGAGCGCGCCGATATCGACGCGATCCTGGCCGCCGTCACGTCGCGCACGAAAATCGTGTTTCTCGCCAATCCCAACAATCCGACCGGTACCTATGTACCGTTCCAGGAAGTGCGCCGCCTGCATGCCGGGCTGCCCAGGCATGTGTTGCTGGTGCTGGACGCGGCCTATGCCGAGTATGTCCGCCGCAATGACTATGAAGCCGGCATCGAGCTGGTCGGTGGCGCCGAGAACGTGGTGATGACCCGCACCTTCTCCAAGATCGGGCTCGGCGGCGCGCGGATCGGCTGGATGTATGCGCCGATGCACATTGTCGACGCCATCAACCGCGTTCGTGGCCCGTTCAATGTCAATGCGACGGCGATCGAGGCCGGCATCGCGGCGATCCGCGACCGCGCCCATGTCGAGCGCAGCGTGGCGCACAACGAGACCTGGCTGGCCTGGCTCAGTGAACAGATGACCGGGCTTGGGCTGCGGGTGACACCCAGCGTCGGCAATTTCATCCTCATTCATTTTCCTGACGACCAGAAGCATTCGGCAGCGCTGGCGGACGATTATCTGACCGCGCGCGGCTATATTTT
This genomic interval carries:
- a CDS encoding glycosyltransferase family 2 protein, which codes for MSRKADTAPLITIITPTHNRRDKVLRAVESVLSQSVSRFEHIVVDDGSTDGTEAALARISDPRLIYVGAKWRGANAARNAGIERAQTPIVTFLDSDDVYLPNRIERTLARFDQNPALEVLISSFVSLKGGRVSNCINHDAFLPPKMLERALVAQTIFIAGSAITARRDALLAIGGYDSDVTRMQDRELLLRFARRHGAHLSDDVDWTKYNSENSISGRRDGYVEAYANLMCKHPHIARAYPDIPPYMIARQIIADIIKGRLPQAFSGYMANRSSKDLGYSLPELLHGYVCGRRWRRNLSEELRARFGARPA
- a CDS encoding DUF1330 domain-containing protein, which produces MTAYAVAHMRQVTPGPQIVQYLQKIDATLEPFGGRFIVHGGDVEVIENSWPGFLIVIEFPDRDHVRGWYHSPAYQEILALRTGNSQSDVVFADGVLHPHKATDVLE
- the metW gene encoding methionine biosynthesis protein MetW, encoding MSVNDTQRVDLEVVANLIPPQSRVLDVGSGDGSLLELLQDTKQVDGRGLELSQRGVNECVARGLSVIQGDADKDLEFYPDKGFDFVVLSQTLQATRNPKLVLDELLRIGERAIVSFPNFGHWRVRLSLFVQGRMPVTKDLPYSWYDTPNIHFCTIRDFVNLCDELGATVEKATALDANGQKIGLSMPWWFWNFFGQQAVFLLRR
- the metX gene encoding homoserine O-acetyltransferase MetX, with the protein product MAALRAGKTNNEADQPSSPVLRFGPDKPLKLDAGSMLSPFQIAYQTYGTLNDARSNAILVCHALTGDQHVASTNPVTGKPGWWEVLIGPGKIIDTNRFFIICSNVIGGCLGSTGPASTNPASGKPYGLDLPIITIRDMVRAQLMLVDHFGIEKLFCVLGGSMGGMQVLEWASSYPERVFSALPIATGARHSSQNIAFHEVGRQAVMADPEWHGGKYFDYGKRPEKGLAVARMAAHITYLSEAALHRKFGRNLQDRDALTFGFDADFQIESYLRHQGMTFVDRFDANSYLYMTRAMDYFDLAADHGGRLADAFAGTKTRFCLVSFTSDWLFPTEESRSIVHALNAAGASVSFVEIETDRGHDAFLLDEPELFAAINGFIGSAARARGLGA
- the hisC gene encoding histidinol-phosphate transaminase; translation: MTKTPDQARPTPRAGIMDIEAYVPGKSAAPAGVAKVFKLSSNENPLGPSPKAIEAAREIAGKLDIYPDGTAKRLREAIAEVHGLNAQNIICSNGSDEILGLLAQTYLAPGDEAIFTEHAFMVYKIYIQSAGAVPVAVKETNERADIDAILAAVTSRTKIVFLANPNNPTGTYVPFQEVRRLHAGLPRHVLLVLDAAYAEYVRRNDYEAGIELVGGAENVVMTRTFSKIGLGGARIGWMYAPMHIVDAINRVRGPFNVNATAIEAGIAAIRDRAHVERSVAHNETWLAWLSEQMTGLGLRVTPSVGNFILIHFPDDQKHSAALADDYLTARGYILRRVSGYGFPNALRMTIGTEEANRGVVAALTTFLKS